A stretch of DNA from Acinetobacter sp. C26M:
TGATGAAAGGGGATGCACTGAGTCATGTAAAAGAACTGTTGGCTTTATATAACTTGCCACATTCCAAAGAAAATATTTTATTGATTGACGCTTTGAAGCTGCTGAATTTCTCAACCACCAATAAGCTGATGAATGCGAAGCCTTTTCCTATGTTTATTCGTGGTGTTAAAGCGGAATTAACGGTCAATAAGAGTGTATTTAGAGGGCACAGCTTATATATTTTTAGTCAGTTATTAAGTCACATTTTTAATCTGAAAGTTCAAATTAATAGTTTTGTTGATGTGGTTGTAAAAGACAGTCTTAACCAACAGGAGATATACCAATGCGTGCAGAACGTTGGTGGCAAGACTCTTCTGTAGTCGATCAAGTTTTTAAAAAATCAGGCTCGTTTGAGTTTATTCAATCGACACGTTTGTTGCGCCATCAAGCAGAAGTAACGCAGCAACAGGATTGGTCTGACGATTTTAAATTTGGCACGTCCTTTAGTTTAAGTTTCCCCGCGACCGAGATTGAAGAACTGAACTATCAAGATCAGCGGATTCATTTGACCAATTTGGTTGTGGGTTTAACAGGTACACAAGGTGCGCTTCCTTATACCTATACCAATAAATTAAAACAAAGTACACGTCAGCAAAGACTTGAGATTAAAGAATTTTTAGGCCTATTTAATCATAAGCTCACGGCTAAATATGTCGACGCCAGTTTGACTTATAACCTCGCTGTGCGTTATGAAATTGAGCAAGACAATCATTACCTAGATATTTTGCATGCCTTAAATGGCTATGTTCGTGCACAGCATCAACAGCATGATCTAGACGAATATTTTGCAGAATTTTCTGGTTTGATGCAGGGACAAAACAACACCGCACATGCGTTAAAGACTGTTTTGTCTTGTGTGTTCAATGAACAGGTGCATATTCAGGAATTCATCAAAGAAAAATTTAAACTGGGTGATGAACAAAAAACCAGTTTGGGTGGAAATAACCCGAGTTTACTTGGGGTGAATACCTTTTGTGGGGATACGGTTCAGCAAATTGATGGAAAAATCGAAATTCAAATCGGACCGTTGTGTCGTGAGCAGTATTTAGCTTTTTTACCTGATCAGCCTTTAAATAAAAAGTTAAAGCATTTAATCCAAACCTGGTGCAGTCCAACGCTATTTATTGATGTACGTTTAATTTTAGATAAGAGTGAAGTAGCTCCAATTCGCTTGGACTCAGGACATGAAGTCGGTTTGGGGCAGGGTGCATTTTTAATGCCATCGGCACAACTTCAGCAACATAACAGTGAAACTCGTTATGCACTTTTAGGAGCAGCATAATGATAAAGAAAATTTTAGCGACCTTAATCAGCTGTTTTATTTTGGTTGGATTGATTGTTATCTATTATTGGCGTGATATTCAATATCAGCCAGAATCTGCCGATTTAATTAATTATTTCCTGATCTTGCCCGTCGTAATTACCTTGGTGTTACTGTCACCTTGGCTGATCTATAAAGCGTATCAACATCATAAAGAGAAAAAACAACAAGCATTACTGGCTGAACAAAATCAGGAAGATGGATCG
This window harbors:
- the tssG gene encoding type VI secretion system baseplate subunit TssG — translated: MRAERWWQDSSVVDQVFKKSGSFEFIQSTRLLRHQAEVTQQQDWSDDFKFGTSFSLSFPATEIEELNYQDQRIHLTNLVVGLTGTQGALPYTYTNKLKQSTRQQRLEIKEFLGLFNHKLTAKYVDASLTYNLAVRYEIEQDNHYLDILHALNGYVRAQHQQHDLDEYFAEFSGLMQGQNNTAHALKTVLSCVFNEQVHIQEFIKEKFKLGDEQKTSLGGNNPSLLGVNTFCGDTVQQIDGKIEIQIGPLCREQYLAFLPDQPLNKKLKHLIQTWCSPTLFIDVRLILDKSEVAPIRLDSGHEVGLGQGAFLMPSAQLQQHNSETRYALLGAA